The following are from one region of the Natrinema sp. HArc-T2 genome:
- a CDS encoding helix-turn-helix domain-containing protein, which translates to MADAFVSIDFADPNESLEKLSDSPDDRSPVRSQADGGIVAQLRLDHPDLFLGSTLRDAPDVTVEPDYWTTVEPGRTLVFVTVYGTAFDRFETGLETDPTVTDPVLVDRYPDRRVYRVALTDRAVTFTATIAAVGGRLLELSSCRNGWQVQLRFIDREQLVAFNDYCRDRDISVTVDHLRVSDDGDDGVVALTAKQQELLTVAHEEGYFDVPRGISQDELADRLDVSKSAVSQRLRRAIGELCASSLS; encoded by the coding sequence ATGGCGGATGCATTCGTGAGCATCGATTTCGCCGACCCGAACGAGAGCCTCGAGAAGCTCTCCGATTCGCCTGACGATCGGTCCCCAGTTCGATCACAGGCTGACGGCGGGATCGTCGCGCAACTCAGACTCGATCACCCGGACCTGTTTTTGGGTTCGACGCTCCGGGACGCACCGGATGTGACGGTCGAACCCGACTACTGGACGACCGTCGAGCCGGGGCGGACACTCGTGTTCGTCACCGTCTACGGAACCGCGTTCGACCGGTTCGAAACCGGCCTCGAGACGGATCCGACAGTCACCGATCCGGTACTCGTCGATCGATATCCCGACAGACGCGTCTATCGAGTGGCGCTTACCGACCGCGCGGTGACGTTTACCGCCACCATTGCCGCCGTCGGCGGTCGACTGCTCGAACTCTCGAGTTGCCGGAACGGCTGGCAGGTCCAGCTTCGGTTCATCGATCGGGAGCAACTCGTCGCGTTCAACGACTACTGTCGCGACCGAGACATCTCCGTGACTGTCGATCACCTCCGCGTCTCCGATGACGGTGACGACGGCGTCGTCGCCCTGACGGCGAAACAGCAGGAACTGCTCACGGTCGCACACGAAGAAGGCTATTTTGACGTGCCGCGTGGGATCTCCCAGGACGAACTCGCGGACCGACTCGACGTCTCGAAGTCGGCAGTCTCACAGCGGCTGCGGCGAGCGATCGGCGAGCTCTGTGCGTCGTCGCTTTCCTGA
- a CDS encoding DUF5786 family protein produces MGFGSYDESEQQEQTTNDEDVEAVNVHENDHHGEMSFESDVSTDELVSQLGSMKDDDADE; encoded by the coding sequence ATGGGTTTTGGAAGCTACGACGAGTCCGAACAGCAAGAGCAGACGACTAACGATGAGGACGTAGAGGCCGTCAACGTCCACGAAAACGATCATCACGGAGAGATGTCCTTCGAGTCGGACGTCTCGACGGACGAACTGGTCTCGCAGCTCGGCTCGATGAAAGACGACGACGCCGACGAGTAA
- the glmS gene encoding glutamine--fructose-6-phosphate transaminase (isomerizing) translates to MCGIIGRVGDGNAIEPLLTGLENLEYRGYDSAGIAVQNGSGIDIEKRSGKVEELKESIGDPPRGEVGIGHTRWSTHGPPTDANAHPHTDESSDVAVVHNGIIENYAELKERLAANGYEFTSDTDTEVIPHLIQYYLDAGFDSERAFRQAVSELEGSYAVTAMVSGEHVLYAARQGSPLVVGMEDGEYFLASDVPAFLEYTDSVVYLEDGDVVIVDEDGVEFSDLEGNPVTRTSETVEWDPEQAGKGEYDHFMLKEIHEQPTSLAQAIEGRIDPRNGRIALSDFEPGTFDDVESVQFIACGTSYHAALYGSLGLNQAGVRSTALLANEYSVAAPPVDDDTLVIAVTQSGETADTLNALRQATAEGARTLTVTNVVGSTAAREADDTLFIRAGPEIGVAATKTFSSQAVMLTLLCQRIAADQQGEPPADLESLLPAVESMPSALDEVLDSSDAATIARRYDDSQSYFFIGRGLGFPVALEGALKFKEITYEHAEGFASGELKHGPLALVTPETPVFAVFTGQEDEKTLKNAEEAQTRGAPVVAVCPDDHPAVEVADEHLAIPDTDSELAGLLANVQLQLVSYHAADLLDRPIDKPRNLAKSVTVE, encoded by the coding sequence ATGTGTGGAATTATCGGTCGCGTCGGAGACGGAAACGCCATCGAGCCGCTGTTGACGGGGCTGGAGAACCTCGAGTACCGGGGCTACGATTCGGCTGGCATCGCCGTCCAGAACGGCTCGGGCATCGACATCGAGAAACGCTCAGGGAAGGTCGAAGAGCTGAAAGAATCGATCGGCGACCCACCGCGGGGCGAGGTCGGCATCGGTCACACCCGCTGGAGTACCCACGGACCACCGACCGACGCCAACGCGCACCCACACACAGACGAGAGTTCGGACGTGGCCGTCGTCCATAACGGCATCATCGAGAACTACGCCGAGCTCAAGGAACGACTGGCTGCCAACGGCTACGAGTTTACGAGCGACACCGATACCGAAGTCATCCCGCATCTCATCCAGTACTACCTCGATGCGGGCTTCGACAGCGAGCGCGCGTTCCGCCAGGCGGTCAGCGAACTCGAGGGCAGTTACGCCGTCACCGCGATGGTGTCTGGCGAGCACGTCCTCTATGCGGCTCGACAGGGCTCGCCGCTGGTCGTCGGAATGGAAGACGGCGAGTACTTCCTCGCCAGTGACGTGCCCGCGTTCCTCGAGTACACCGACAGCGTGGTCTATCTCGAGGACGGCGATGTCGTCATCGTCGACGAGGACGGCGTCGAGTTCTCCGACCTCGAGGGGAACCCAGTCACGCGCACGTCCGAGACGGTCGAGTGGGACCCCGAACAGGCCGGGAAGGGCGAGTACGACCACTTTATGCTCAAAGAGATCCATGAGCAGCCGACGTCGCTGGCCCAGGCGATCGAGGGTCGGATCGACCCCCGAAACGGTCGGATCGCGCTCTCGGACTTCGAACCGGGGACGTTCGACGACGTCGAGAGCGTCCAGTTTATCGCCTGTGGAACTTCCTATCACGCTGCGCTGTACGGCTCGCTCGGGCTGAATCAGGCCGGCGTCCGATCGACTGCGCTGTTGGCCAACGAGTACAGTGTTGCCGCACCGCCGGTCGACGACGATACCCTCGTGATCGCGGTCACCCAAAGCGGTGAGACCGCAGACACCCTGAATGCGCTCCGGCAGGCTACCGCTGAAGGTGCGCGGACGCTGACGGTGACGAACGTCGTCGGTTCGACGGCCGCCCGCGAAGCCGACGATACCCTCTTCATCCGCGCCGGGCCGGAGATCGGCGTCGCTGCCACGAAGACGTTCTCCTCACAGGCTGTCATGCTCACACTGCTGTGCCAGCGCATCGCCGCCGACCAGCAGGGTGAGCCGCCGGCTGACCTCGAGTCGTTGCTGCCAGCCGTCGAGTCGATGCCGAGCGCGCTCGACGAGGTGCTCGATTCCTCCGACGCCGCGACGATTGCCAGACGGTACGACGACAGCCAGTCGTACTTCTTCATCGGCCGCGGGCTCGGGTTCCCCGTGGCGCTCGAGGGCGCGTTGAAGTTCAAGGAGATCACCTACGAGCACGCCGAGGGCTTTGCCTCCGGTGAGCTGAAACACGGGCCGCTGGCACTGGTCACGCCCGAGACCCCGGTGTTCGCGGTCTTCACCGGTCAGGAAGACGAGAAGACCCTGAAAAACGCCGAGGAGGCCCAGACCCGAGGTGCACCCGTCGTCGCGGTCTGTCCCGACGATCATCCCGCCGTTGAGGTGGCCGACGAGCACCTCGCGATTCCGGACACCGATTCCGAGCTGGCGGGGCTGCTGGCGAACGTCCAACTCCAACTCGTCTCCTATCACGCCGCCGACCTCCTCGATCGCCCGATCGACAAACCGCGAAACCTCGCCAAAAGCGTCACCGTCGAATAA
- the glmM gene encoding phosphoglucosamine mutase, protein MFGTSGIRGRVGDEVTAGLALSVGRAVASEGYERVVVGRDVRDSGAMLVDAVSAGLCECGSDVVTVGVEATPTVARAIERLEADAGVVVTASHNPATDNGIKLWNPSGKAFGPDQRDAIERRIREDDYELAAWDGVGDRTSHDGVQDYHADALTAAVDLERPLSVVVDLGTGAGGVTAAVLDELGCQVRTLNGQEDGAFPGRPSEPNAETLETLETLVAATDADVGIGHDGDADRMVAVDETGTFVPKDALLALFAREAAGDGDRVAAPVDTSLAVDDALAAVGASVTRTQVGDVYVAERTTEPDVVFGGEPSGAWIWPDKTRCPDGPLAACKLVELVADRGPLSELVAEIEGYPIRRTSIEVTEKGAVMAEVSEAVHDRYDDIETLDGVRVETEDGWFLLRASGTQPLIRVTAEARSAADAETLFADAQTLVTETVTRRP, encoded by the coding sequence ATGTTCGGAACTAGTGGCATTCGCGGTCGCGTCGGCGACGAGGTGACAGCGGGGCTGGCGCTTTCCGTCGGTCGTGCAGTCGCCTCGGAGGGGTACGAACGGGTCGTCGTCGGTCGTGACGTGCGAGACAGCGGTGCGATGCTCGTCGACGCAGTCAGCGCGGGCCTGTGTGAGTGTGGCTCGGATGTCGTCACGGTCGGCGTCGAGGCGACACCAACGGTCGCGCGGGCGATCGAACGCCTCGAGGCCGACGCGGGAGTCGTGGTGACGGCCTCGCACAACCCGGCGACGGACAACGGGATCAAGCTCTGGAACCCCTCAGGGAAGGCGTTCGGCCCCGACCAGCGCGACGCGATCGAACGACGGATTCGCGAGGACGACTACGAACTGGCCGCCTGGGACGGCGTCGGCGATCGAACGAGCCACGACGGTGTTCAGGACTACCACGCCGATGCACTCACTGCAGCGGTCGATCTCGAGCGTCCGCTCAGCGTCGTCGTCGATCTCGGCACCGGTGCCGGCGGCGTCACCGCGGCGGTGCTCGACGAGCTGGGCTGTCAGGTCCGGACGCTTAACGGCCAGGAAGACGGTGCCTTCCCGGGCCGCCCGAGCGAGCCGAACGCGGAGACCCTCGAGACGCTCGAGACGCTGGTCGCGGCGACGGATGCCGACGTGGGGATCGGCCACGACGGCGACGCCGATCGGATGGTCGCCGTCGACGAAACCGGCACGTTCGTCCCGAAAGACGCCTTGCTCGCCCTGTTCGCCCGCGAGGCAGCCGGCGACGGGGATCGCGTCGCGGCACCGGTCGATACGAGCCTCGCCGTCGACGACGCACTGGCGGCTGTCGGCGCGTCGGTAACCCGAACGCAGGTGGGAGATGTCTACGTCGCCGAACGGACGACCGAGCCGGACGTCGTCTTCGGCGGCGAGCCCAGCGGGGCGTGGATCTGGCCCGACAAAACGCGGTGTCCCGACGGCCCGCTCGCGGCGTGTAAGCTGGTCGAACTCGTCGCCGATCGCGGGCCGCTCTCGGAACTCGTCGCCGAGATCGAGGGCTATCCCATCCGGCGCACGTCGATCGAGGTAACGGAAAAAGGGGCGGTGATGGCCGAGGTCAGCGAGGCGGTCCACGACCGCTACGACGACATCGAGACGCTCGATGGCGTCCGGGTCGAGACCGAGGACGGGTGGTTCCTGCTTCGCGCGAGCGGCACGCAGCCGTTGATCCGCGTGACGGCAGAAGCGCGGTCGGCAGCGGACGCCGAAACGTTGTTCGCGGACGCACAGACACTGGTGACCGAAACCGTCACGAGGCGGCCTTAA
- a CDS encoding MarR family transcriptional regulator, protein MSATEPDSEESVEADDQHGGCDELAIGTDLPPSAKLVYKVLEYEAPLTQEELAAESRLCPRTVRYALGRLEEQGVVTSRACLADARQSKYRIDD, encoded by the coding sequence ATGAGCGCAACTGAACCGGATTCCGAAGAGAGCGTCGAGGCCGACGACCAACACGGAGGATGTGACGAACTGGCGATCGGAACCGACCTACCGCCCAGCGCCAAACTGGTCTACAAGGTCCTCGAGTACGAGGCCCCGCTGACACAGGAAGAACTCGCCGCCGAATCGCGGCTCTGTCCCCGAACCGTCCGGTACGCACTGGGACGACTCGAGGAACAGGGTGTCGTGACAAGCCGCGCCTGTCTCGCGGACGCGCGACAGTCGAAGTATCGGATCGACGACTAA
- a CDS encoding lipid II:glycine glycyltransferase FemX — MSVEIRTLNPHADAEEWNRYVERSADSNPFFRAEALRLQAVDTDTTAHLLAGFKGQEAVGIFPIFEYTKGPVTGAFSPAPHSWTTYLGPALLNVDKLKQRKADRRIKRFIDGCLEWIETELSPLYSKFVTGKLDDVRPFVWNDYDVKPSHTYVVDLDGSEDDLLNRFSSDARSNIRNADEDSYTIEEGDTDDVERIVEKVRQRYESQGQPFRLSVDFARAVHEQLPDGAIRPYVCRVDGEFLGGILVVESDRTRYRWQGGVKPDVDIDIAINDLLDWHVMRDGLHAGIEEYDLVGAGVPSINRYKAKFNPRLETHYEITSGAFGIDLLVDQYQKHR; from the coding sequence ATGAGCGTCGAAATCCGCACCCTCAATCCACACGCCGATGCCGAGGAGTGGAATCGGTACGTCGAGCGTTCGGCCGACTCGAACCCGTTCTTTCGGGCGGAAGCGCTCCGGTTGCAGGCCGTCGATACCGACACGACAGCGCACCTGCTCGCGGGCTTCAAAGGTCAGGAAGCAGTCGGCATCTTTCCCATCTTCGAATACACCAAGGGGCCAGTGACCGGCGCGTTCTCCCCTGCCCCCCACTCGTGGACGACGTATCTCGGCCCGGCCCTGTTGAACGTCGACAAGCTCAAACAGCGCAAGGCCGACCGCCGGATCAAACGGTTCATCGACGGCTGTCTCGAGTGGATCGAGACCGAACTTTCGCCGCTGTATAGCAAGTTCGTCACCGGCAAGCTCGACGACGTCCGACCGTTCGTCTGGAACGACTACGACGTCAAGCCAAGTCACACGTACGTCGTCGACCTCGATGGCTCCGAAGACGACCTGCTAAACCGGTTCAGTAGCGACGCACGAAGCAACATCCGAAACGCCGACGAAGACAGCTACACCATCGAGGAGGGAGACACCGACGACGTCGAACGTATCGTCGAGAAGGTCCGCCAGCGCTACGAGAGCCAGGGCCAGCCGTTCCGGCTGAGCGTCGACTTCGCCAGGGCAGTCCACGAACAACTTCCCGACGGCGCGATCCGTCCCTACGTCTGTCGCGTCGACGGCGAGTTCCTCGGCGGGATTCTCGTCGTCGAATCGGACCGGACGCGGTATCGATGGCAGGGCGGCGTCAAACCGGACGTGGACATCGACATCGCGATCAACGACTTGCTCGATTGGCACGTCATGCGCGATGGCCTCCACGCGGGAATCGAAGAGTACGACCTCGTCGGTGCCGGTGTTCCGAGCATCAACCGATACAAGGCGAAGTTCAACCCGCGGCTCGAGACCCACTACGAGATCACGTCGGGCGCGTTCGGGATCGACTTACTGGTCGATCAGTATCAGAAACATCGGTAG
- a CDS encoding alkaline phosphatase family protein, with protein sequence MASSTDEENLRLLVVGLDAGCRPILEPLFESGEVPTIQRLFELGTTGPLESQIPPWTASAWPSMYTGKNPGKHGVYDFLSFDGYDWDVVNATHVRERPVWELLSEHGFASVVVNMPVTHPARAFDGALIPGLTAPEDPDCHPEGILEDVKLACGGDYWIYPQNSPEPDQSIESYERTVELRGKAFRYLCRRIAPDFGFLQFQQTDSVFHERPGDKAAIEAVYRAVDRQLEETIKRTDPENVLVVSDHGMGKVTGDEFRVNEYLRSEGYVSAQSGGEGMPDWSKSWENDLLEGSDAGDDGPSTLERAMNLAANVGITTQRVANTLDTVGLKEPIGKRVPNDMIRAASEQVDFPNSRAYVRSKSELGVRINLEGREPNGQVPASDYELVRQELIDELSAVRTPDGDPMFDAVEPRETYFEGPYLENAPDILTVPAEFDNAIAASLGNGQFGEPMESWNHKRTGVVAAAGSAFDESAALSGATIFDIAPTICSLFDVPIDAAMDGDPLSIIESSTERSYPAYDPEPITATDDGAVEDRLSDLGYL encoded by the coding sequence ATGGCAAGTTCGACGGACGAAGAAAACCTTCGTCTGCTCGTCGTGGGACTCGACGCCGGGTGTCGACCGATACTCGAGCCCCTGTTCGAATCGGGCGAGGTGCCGACCATCCAGCGGCTGTTCGAGCTGGGAACGACTGGCCCACTCGAGTCCCAGATTCCGCCCTGGACCGCAAGCGCGTGGCCGTCGATGTACACCGGAAAGAACCCGGGCAAACACGGCGTCTACGATTTCCTTTCGTTCGACGGCTACGACTGGGATGTCGTCAACGCGACCCACGTTCGGGAACGGCCGGTCTGGGAGCTGCTGAGCGAGCACGGCTTTGCGAGCGTCGTCGTCAACATGCCCGTGACCCATCCCGCTCGAGCGTTCGATGGGGCCCTGATTCCGGGACTGACCGCCCCTGAGGACCCGGACTGTCACCCAGAGGGGATCCTCGAGGACGTCAAGCTGGCCTGTGGCGGCGACTACTGGATCTATCCACAGAACAGCCCCGAACCCGACCAGTCGATCGAGAGCTACGAGCGGACGGTCGAACTCCGGGGGAAAGCCTTTCGGTACCTCTGTCGGCGGATCGCGCCGGATTTTGGCTTCCTCCAGTTCCAGCAGACCGACTCGGTGTTTCACGAGCGACCGGGGGACAAGGCGGCGATCGAGGCCGTGTATCGGGCGGTCGACCGTCAACTCGAGGAGACGATCAAGCGAACGGACCCCGAGAACGTCCTGGTCGTCAGCGATCACGGCATGGGGAAGGTGACCGGCGACGAGTTCCGCGTCAACGAGTACCTGCGGTCCGAAGGCTATGTCAGCGCCCAGAGTGGGGGCGAAGGGATGCCCGACTGGTCGAAGTCCTGGGAGAACGATCTCCTCGAGGGATCGGACGCCGGCGACGACGGGCCGAGCACGCTCGAGCGGGCGATGAACCTGGCTGCGAACGTCGGGATTACGACCCAGCGGGTCGCGAACACACTCGATACGGTCGGACTGAAAGAGCCGATCGGCAAGCGGGTGCCAAACGACATGATCCGGGCGGCAAGCGAGCAGGTCGACTTCCCGAACTCTCGGGCGTACGTCCGTTCGAAGAGCGAACTCGGCGTCCGGATCAACCTCGAGGGCCGCGAGCCAAACGGCCAGGTGCCGGCGTCGGACTACGAGCTCGTCCGCCAAGAGCTCATCGACGAACTGTCGGCAGTTCGGACGCCCGACGGCGACCCGATGTTCGATGCCGTCGAACCCAGAGAGACCTACTTCGAGGGACCCTATCTCGAGAACGCACCCGACATTCTGACGGTGCCGGCGGAGTTCGACAACGCGATCGCCGCGTCGCTGGGGAACGGCCAGTTCGGCGAGCCGATGGAGTCGTGGAACCACAAACGAACCGGCGTCGTCGCAGCCGCTGGGTCGGCGTTCGACGAGTCTGCCGCGCTCTCCGGGGCGACGATCTTCGATATCGCGCCGACGATCTGCTCGCTGTTCGACGTTCCGATCGACGCTGCGATGGACGGCGATCCACTGTCGATCATCGAGAGCAGCACTGAGCGATCGTATCCGGCGTACGATCCCGAGCCGATCACGGCGACCGACGATGGGGCCGTCGAAGACCGACTCTCCGACCTGGGGTATCTATGA
- a CDS encoding DegT/DnrJ/EryC1/StrS family aminotransferase: MISATPSVFDASLSRSGDAGIDAFVDQHAPDVEYTYYGAGKVALRDGLAGLVEPGENVLVPAYLSPAVVEPFCDLGLEPRFYAIEETLAPDFADLENRIDDDTVAIMSVNYFGFPQPGLERLASLTDEYGCYHIDDNAHGSISVADGTLLGTHGDLGITTLRKLLPVPDGAILYRVADEVKAEFSPSPLAGRAGQVTATDCRFVTTSVAETAFGSLYRSIESVLDDGANDPSSVDPGGRYEATKAPMSKLTAMVTDAADPDAIRTARRENYRTWQQVLADRDDITLFYERLPEGISPYEFPVRARDPDAFLTALHDCGVVGAHTWPILRQSVFEADSYDTATRLSQEVVTLPVHQGIEPAAIETVGDRLQR, from the coding sequence ATGATCAGTGCCACCCCCTCCGTGTTCGACGCGTCGCTCTCACGGTCGGGGGATGCAGGAATCGACGCGTTCGTCGACCAGCACGCCCCTGACGTCGAATACACGTACTACGGTGCCGGTAAGGTCGCGCTCCGCGACGGTCTCGCTGGCCTCGTCGAGCCCGGCGAGAACGTTCTCGTCCCCGCTTATCTCTCGCCCGCAGTCGTCGAACCCTTTTGCGACCTCGGGCTCGAGCCCCGGTTCTACGCCATCGAGGAGACGCTTGCACCCGATTTCGCCGATCTCGAGAACCGGATCGACGACGACACGGTTGCCATCATGTCGGTCAACTACTTCGGCTTTCCACAGCCCGGCCTTGAGCGGCTTGCGTCGCTGACCGACGAGTATGGCTGTTACCATATCGACGATAATGCACACGGATCGATCAGCGTTGCAGATGGGACGCTCCTCGGGACTCACGGAGATCTCGGGATCACGACGTTACGGAAACTGCTTCCGGTTCCCGACGGTGCGATACTCTATCGTGTCGCCGACGAGGTCAAAGCGGAGTTCTCCCCGTCGCCGCTCGCTGGCAGGGCAGGTCAGGTTACAGCCACCGACTGTCGGTTCGTCACCACGTCTGTCGCCGAAACCGCCTTTGGCTCGCTCTATCGGTCGATCGAGTCGGTGCTCGACGATGGGGCAAACGATCCGTCGTCCGTGGATCCGGGTGGCCGATACGAAGCCACCAAAGCCCCGATGTCGAAACTCACTGCGATGGTCACCGACGCCGCCGATCCGGACGCGATCCGAACTGCCCGCCGAGAAAACTACCGGACGTGGCAACAGGTGTTGGCCGACCGCGATGACATTACGCTCTTCTACGAGCGGCTACCGGAGGGAATCAGCCCATACGAGTTTCCCGTTCGTGCGCGCGATCCGGACGCGTTTCTCACGGCGCTTCACGACTGTGGCGTCGTCGGTGCGCATACCTGGCCGATACTCCGCCAGTCCGTATTCGAGGCCGACAGCTACGACACGGCAACGCGTCTCTCACAGGAGGTTGTCACGCTGCCGGTCCATCAGGGCATCGAGCCGGCAGCGATCGAGACGGTCGGCGACCGACTGCAGCGCTGA
- a CDS encoding helicase HerA domain-containing protein, with the protein MSDGTRQRQIRVGETARGADLKLPVIEILTGRGFATGKSGSGKSNTASVIAEELLEAGYPLLIVDTDGEYYGLKEEYEMLHAGADEECDIQIGPEHAEQMATIALEENVPVILDVSGYLDEDVADELLREVARNLFVKEKKLKKPFLLVVEEVHEYIPEGGGVGETGNLLIKISKRGRKHGLGILGISQRPADVKKDFITQANWLVWHRLTWDNDTKVVGRIIDTEYSELVSELDDGQAFVQTDWTETDVRKVQFRRKRTFDAGATPGLDDFERPELKSVSDALVGDLQEISERKDRKQDRIQELEAELEKKKTRIETLEDELSSARDVSSAAKQMADALQNTETVQSQLPGGSEDLRRLHEEIADLEAERDDLREQLEARDDRIETLEDELRHLRDGNERLQETVNEREATAETDEESTILQAGGDDLEFGYTPVDWDAATASIADDAEDETATPARDEPTPTSTDERDLETVLEETDIRDRVDRACEGSQCSAETAREVLAALDERGPLAAATLAAEVERSRVAVQGLLSELRTEGVLERTADRRYALSDDVRAELSPPAATE; encoded by the coding sequence GACCGGGAAAAGCGGCTCCGGGAAGTCGAACACCGCGTCGGTCATCGCCGAGGAGTTGCTCGAGGCCGGCTATCCCCTCCTGATCGTCGACACGGACGGGGAGTACTACGGGCTCAAAGAGGAATACGAGATGCTCCACGCCGGGGCCGACGAGGAGTGTGACATCCAGATCGGGCCTGAACACGCCGAACAGATGGCGACGATCGCACTCGAGGAGAACGTACCCGTCATCCTCGACGTCTCGGGGTATCTCGACGAGGACGTGGCCGACGAACTGCTCCGGGAGGTCGCCCGCAACCTGTTCGTCAAAGAGAAGAAGCTCAAGAAGCCGTTCCTGCTGGTCGTCGAGGAGGTCCACGAGTACATCCCGGAGGGCGGTGGCGTTGGCGAGACCGGCAACTTACTGATCAAGATCAGCAAACGCGGGCGCAAACACGGCCTGGGTATCCTGGGAATCAGCCAGCGACCGGCCGACGTCAAGAAGGACTTCATCACGCAGGCTAACTGGCTCGTCTGGCACCGGCTGACCTGGGATAACGACACCAAGGTCGTCGGGCGGATCATCGACACCGAATATTCGGAACTCGTCTCGGAACTCGACGACGGGCAGGCGTTCGTCCAGACCGACTGGACCGAAACCGACGTGCGCAAGGTCCAGTTTCGCCGCAAGCGGACCTTCGACGCCGGCGCGACGCCGGGGCTCGACGACTTCGAGCGTCCCGAACTCAAGTCCGTCTCAGATGCGCTGGTCGGCGATCTCCAGGAGATCTCCGAGCGCAAGGACCGCAAGCAGGATCGAATCCAGGAACTCGAGGCCGAACTCGAGAAGAAGAAAACGCGCATCGAGACCTTAGAGGACGAACTCTCCTCGGCGCGGGACGTCTCGAGCGCAGCGAAACAGATGGCAGACGCCTTGCAGAACACCGAGACGGTCCAGTCACAACTGCCTGGCGGCAGCGAGGACTTGCGCCGGCTTCACGAGGAAATCGCCGACCTCGAGGCCGAACGCGACGATCTCCGCGAGCAACTCGAGGCGCGCGACGACCGGATCGAAACCCTCGAGGACGAACTGCGCCACCTCCGGGACGGAAATGAGCGGTTACAGGAGACCGTCAACGAGCGCGAAGCCACAGCCGAAACCGACGAGGAATCGACGATCCTGCAGGCCGGCGGTGACGACCTCGAGTTCGGCTACACGCCGGTCGACTGGGACGCGGCCACGGCATCGATTGCAGACGACGCGGAAGACGAGACAGCCACACCCGCACGCGACGAGCCGACGCCAACCAGCACCGACGAACGCGACCTCGAGACGGTACTCGAGGAAACAGACATTCGTGACCGCGTCGATCGCGCGTGCGAGGGCTCACAATGTTCGGCCGAGACGGCACGTGAGGTACTTGCCGCCCTCGACGAGCGCGGGCCGCTCGCAGCGGCAACCCTCGCAGCAGAAGTCGAGCGGTCGAGGGTCGCGGTCCAGGGTCTGCTCTCGGAGTTGCGGACGGAAGGCGTCCTCGAGCGGACGGCTGACCGGCGGTACGCGTTAAGCGACGACGTTCGTGCGGAACTGTCGCCGCCGGCTGCCACCGAATAG